A region of Burkholderia lata DNA encodes the following proteins:
- a CDS encoding response regulator transcription factor, producing the protein MHPSISALGDAHILIVDDQPDQLRLLIDILRGTGCRISIASDGLQACQRAQALTPDLILMDVRMPRMDGFTACRLLAADPLTCAIPVIFLTVAGALHERLEGFEIGCVDYVVKPFEPAEVLARIRVQIAREKRERPVDMESPFVAGKDDDIIVRAAIRHLARTLNDPPTVEQLARAVGTHEKRLSRAFRDNLGQTVFEYLRHERLRIAQDLLDSTSLSIASIAKEIGFSTPANFATAFRERFGLTPTEWRRQRHAGERTARREPQRDA; encoded by the coding sequence ATGCATCCATCGATCTCCGCATTGGGCGACGCCCATATCCTGATCGTCGACGATCAGCCCGACCAGCTTCGCTTGCTGATCGACATCCTGCGCGGCACGGGCTGCCGGATCAGCATTGCATCCGACGGGCTGCAAGCGTGCCAGCGCGCGCAGGCGCTCACGCCCGACCTGATCCTGATGGATGTCCGCATGCCGCGCATGGACGGCTTCACCGCGTGCCGGCTGCTTGCCGCCGATCCGCTGACGTGTGCGATTCCGGTGATCTTCCTGACCGTGGCCGGCGCCTTGCACGAACGCCTCGAGGGATTCGAAATCGGCTGCGTCGACTATGTGGTGAAGCCGTTCGAGCCCGCCGAAGTGCTCGCGCGGATTCGCGTGCAGATCGCGCGGGAGAAGCGCGAGCGGCCCGTCGACATGGAAAGCCCGTTCGTGGCCGGCAAGGACGACGACATCATCGTGCGCGCGGCCATCCGCCACCTGGCACGGACGCTGAACGATCCGCCCACGGTGGAGCAGCTGGCCCGCGCGGTCGGCACCCACGAAAAGCGGCTGTCACGCGCGTTTCGCGACAATCTCGGCCAGACGGTGTTCGAGTACCTGCGGCACGAGCGGCTGCGGATCGCGCAGGATCTGCTGGATTCGACGTCGCTCAGCATTGCCAGCATCGCGAAGGAAATCGGCTTTTCCACGCCGGCGAATTTCGCGACCGCCTTCCGCGAACGTTTCGGCCTCACGCCGACCGAGTGGCGACGCCAGCGTCACGCCGGTGAACGCACCGCGCGTCGGGAACCGCAACGCGACGCGTAG
- a CDS encoding dienelactone hydrolase family protein has protein sequence MQGRHIEIPSPDGGTFRAYLSTPAAGKGPGIVLCHEIFGANATMREAADYYAEEGYTVLVPDLFWRQAPGVELGYTATDMERAMALYREYDENKGVEDVGAALDALKQLPACTGEAGVLGYCLGGKLAYLAACRLPGVAAAVSYYGVGIEQALDEASHLHGRLVLQIAGQDRFCPPDAQQRIADALAGRDGVEVYMYPGVDHAFARIGGDHFDKAAAIMAHQRAIAAFRAALGPRYDLSTLWEAHLKHEFDTRNVDATMATMVAEPYVNHIPTLTGGVGYDALKRFYTHHFVHANPPDTTITPISRTIGASQIVDELLFCFTHTTEIDWMLPGVAPTGKRVEIPLVAIVKFRGDKLYHEHIYWDQASVLVQIGLLDPAGLPVAGVETARKLLDETVPSNGLMRRWQDSEPSSGTH, from the coding sequence ATGCAAGGACGTCACATCGAGATTCCGTCGCCGGACGGCGGCACGTTTCGCGCGTACCTGAGCACGCCGGCCGCCGGCAAGGGGCCCGGCATCGTGCTGTGCCACGAGATCTTCGGCGCGAACGCGACGATGCGGGAGGCCGCGGACTACTACGCGGAGGAAGGCTATACGGTGCTCGTGCCCGACCTGTTCTGGCGCCAGGCGCCGGGAGTCGAACTCGGTTACACAGCGACCGACATGGAACGCGCGATGGCCCTTTACCGCGAATACGACGAGAACAAGGGCGTCGAGGATGTCGGCGCTGCACTGGACGCACTCAAGCAGTTACCGGCATGCACGGGCGAAGCCGGCGTGCTCGGCTACTGCCTCGGCGGCAAGCTCGCCTATCTCGCCGCGTGCCGGCTGCCTGGCGTGGCCGCAGCGGTCAGCTACTACGGCGTGGGCATCGAGCAGGCGCTCGACGAGGCGTCGCATCTGCACGGCCGGCTCGTGCTGCAGATCGCGGGGCAGGACCGCTTCTGCCCGCCCGACGCGCAGCAGCGCATTGCCGACGCGCTCGCCGGGCGCGACGGCGTCGAAGTGTATATGTATCCGGGCGTCGATCACGCGTTCGCGCGCATCGGCGGCGATCATTTCGACAAGGCCGCCGCGATCATGGCCCACCAGCGCGCGATTGCCGCTTTCCGCGCCGCGCTCGGCCCGCGCTACGACCTGTCCACGCTGTGGGAAGCGCACCTCAAGCACGAATTCGACACGCGTAACGTCGATGCAACAATGGCGACGATGGTTGCCGAACCGTACGTCAATCACATTCCGACGCTGACGGGCGGCGTGGGCTACGACGCGCTCAAGCGCTTCTACACGCATCACTTCGTGCATGCGAATCCGCCGGACACGACGATTACGCCGATCTCGCGCACGATCGGCGCGAGCCAGATCGTCGACGAGCTGCTGTTCTGCTTCACGCACACCACCGAGATCGACTGGATGCTGCCGGGCGTCGCGCCGACCGGCAAGCGCGTCGAGATTCCGCTCGTCGCGATCGTCAAGTTTCGCGGCGACAAGCTCTATCACGAGCACATCTACTGGGATCAGGCGAGCGTGCTCGTGCAGATCGGCCTGCTCGACCCGGCCGGCCTGCCGGTCGCGGGCGTCGAAACGGCCCGCAAGCTGCTCGACGAAACCGTGCCGTCGAACGGCCTGATGCGCCGCTGGCAGGACAGCGAGCCGTCGTCGGGTACGCATTGA
- a CDS encoding YadA-like family protein: MKRKQISALAAAMFTGAGVLISGAAHADNFVDRGNPDNALSGQCIDGTNPLCVSTKSGTYAAVSSTNVTMGTNARAGTSGIAIGDQSNAASKGGTSSGGSIAVGVGAQALANSATAIGTVAVAQGNTALAIGRQSAAVGDFSMAVGNVADARGTSSIALGHSALASGDRSVAIGGANPTTSDGVSAGASYDAATQTRAGGTQSVAIGAGAQTNDNNQVAIGSGSAGANNGGTPVFGGTAAPVGGAVSFGAIGKERQLKNVAAGAADTDAVNVQQLKNVNGTLSTSIATVDARVTSVGNSLSTTISNVDQRVTNVGNSLSTSIVTATKNVVKYTDDSHAAIALDGSNGTTINGVAAGVADTDAVNVGQLKGTVAPLQTSISTAASNITNLQTSVTGINTSLSTATTNISNLQAADARNVKYDGQSGFDSVTFAGTNGTTLHNVAAGVANTDAVNVGQLTGGLSSLSTSVTNNISTTLGSLSTSINNQIGNATKNAVQYDDDAHSGVTLGGKGAQSPVALHNVADGVATGDAVNVGQLGKATDTLNQSITNVGNSVTTLGNQVTTNTGNIAALQQDALLWNTNLGAYDASHGGNGPQRIGNVAAGVADTDAVNVGQLTSTVAPLQTSISTAASNITNLQGNVTSINTSLSTATTNISDLKAADARNVKYDGQSGFDSVTFAGTNGTTLHNVAAGVANTDAVNVGQLNGGLSSLSTSVTNNINTTLGSLSTSINNQIGNATKNAVQYDDDAHSGVTLGGKGAQSPVALHNVADGVATGDAVNVGQLGKATDTLNQSITNVSNSVTTLGNQVTTNTGNIAALQQDALQWNANLGTYDASHGGNGPQRIGNVAAGKNGTDAVNVDQLNAAIQDGTSQLDALAVKYDDASKKQVSLGGGNGASPVRLTNVAEGNVAAGSTDAVNGAQLRRATDGTAAALGGGATANPDGSITAPAYKVGGGSFNNVGDALTNLDGRVGSNTTTLENHETRIGNAETNIAGNTAAIAGLQQDALQFDPKAGAYNAARGGAPTKLTNVADGNIAAGSTDAVNGGQLSGVKSSLEQQITQVSNQAGEAVKNVVKYDVDTNGNRLNSVSLIGGDTNAAVVLKNVAAGTDDTDAVNVKQLKGVQSSLNQLGALAVQYDDSSKSSITLGGAGGTRITNVQAGALSATSTDAVNGSQLYATNQQVAKNTTDITNLQGNVTNIANGKAGLVQQQDPNGAITVGKDTGGSSVNFSGTAGDRVLTGVAAGVNENDAVNMGQFNNALKNAAANDQIRAAATDANTTWIARADAGSIGSTATATGKNAVAVGQGSVADRDNSFSVGAKGSERQVTNVAAGTAPTDAVNVQQLNDNLSAASNQAKGYTDQRIGQVYNSFNDLKKDMYGGVASAMAVAGLPQPTGAGRSMVSAATSNYHGQQGFAAGYSYVTESNRWVVKASVTGNTRSDFGAVVGAGYQF; the protein is encoded by the coding sequence ATGAAGAGGAAGCAGATTTCGGCGCTTGCCGCCGCCATGTTCACGGGTGCAGGTGTCCTGATCTCGGGCGCCGCGCATGCGGACAATTTCGTCGACCGCGGCAACCCGGACAACGCGCTGAGCGGTCAGTGCATCGACGGCACGAACCCGCTGTGCGTGTCGACCAAGAGCGGGACCTACGCCGCGGTGAGCTCGACGAACGTCACGATGGGAACGAATGCCCGGGCCGGTACCAGCGGCATCGCGATCGGCGACCAGTCGAATGCGGCCAGCAAGGGCGGCACCAGCAGCGGCGGTTCGATTGCTGTCGGCGTCGGCGCGCAGGCGCTGGCGAACTCGGCGACGGCGATCGGCACGGTGGCCGTCGCGCAAGGCAATACGGCGCTCGCCATTGGCCGCCAGTCGGCCGCGGTCGGCGACTTCTCGATGGCAGTCGGCAACGTCGCGGACGCACGCGGCACGAGCTCGATCGCACTCGGCCACTCGGCGCTGGCAAGCGGCGATCGCTCGGTTGCGATCGGCGGCGCCAACCCGACGACGAGCGACGGCGTGTCGGCCGGCGCGTCGTATGACGCGGCCACCCAGACGCGCGCCGGCGGCACGCAATCCGTGGCGATCGGCGCGGGCGCGCAGACGAACGACAACAACCAGGTGGCGATCGGTTCGGGCAGCGCCGGTGCGAACAATGGCGGCACGCCGGTGTTCGGCGGCACGGCCGCGCCGGTTGGCGGTGCGGTGTCGTTCGGCGCAATCGGCAAGGAACGCCAGCTCAAGAACGTCGCGGCAGGCGCGGCCGATACGGACGCCGTCAACGTCCAGCAGTTGAAGAACGTGAACGGCACGCTCAGCACGAGCATCGCCACGGTCGACGCGCGCGTGACGTCGGTCGGCAATTCGCTGTCGACCACGATCTCGAACGTCGACCAGCGCGTGACCAACGTGGGCAACAGCCTCAGCACCAGCATCGTGACCGCAACGAAGAACGTCGTGAAATACACCGACGATTCGCATGCGGCGATCGCACTCGACGGCAGCAACGGCACGACGATCAACGGCGTCGCGGCCGGTGTCGCCGACACCGATGCGGTCAACGTCGGTCAGCTGAAGGGCACCGTCGCACCGCTGCAGACGTCCATTTCGACCGCCGCGTCGAACATCACGAACCTGCAGACCAGCGTCACCGGCATCAACACGTCGCTGAGCACGGCGACCACGAACATCAGCAACCTGCAGGCGGCCGACGCACGCAACGTGAAGTACGACGGCCAGAGCGGATTCGACTCGGTGACGTTCGCCGGCACGAACGGCACGACGCTGCACAACGTCGCAGCCGGTGTCGCGAACACGGATGCCGTGAACGTCGGGCAACTGACCGGCGGCCTGTCGTCGCTCAGCACGAGCGTGACGAACAACATCAGCACGACGCTCGGCAGCCTGAGCACGTCGATCAACAACCAGATCGGCAATGCGACGAAGAACGCGGTGCAGTACGACGACGATGCCCACAGCGGCGTGACGCTCGGCGGCAAGGGCGCGCAGTCACCGGTCGCGCTGCACAACGTCGCGGACGGTGTTGCGACGGGCGACGCCGTGAACGTCGGCCAGCTCGGCAAGGCCACCGACACGCTCAACCAGTCGATCACGAATGTCGGCAACAGCGTGACGACGCTCGGCAACCAGGTTACGACGAATACGGGCAACATCGCCGCGCTTCAGCAGGATGCGCTCCTGTGGAACACGAACCTCGGTGCGTACGATGCGAGCCACGGCGGCAATGGCCCGCAACGCATCGGCAACGTCGCGGCCGGCGTCGCCGACACCGATGCGGTCAACGTCGGTCAGTTGACGAGCACCGTCGCACCGCTACAGACGTCCATCTCGACGGCAGCATCGAACATCACGAACCTGCAGGGCAACGTCACCAGCATCAACACGTCGCTGAGCACGGCGACCACCAATATCAGCGACCTGAAGGCAGCCGACGCACGCAACGTGAAGTACGACGGCCAGAGCGGATTCGACTCGGTGACGTTCGCCGGCACGAACGGCACGACGCTGCACAACGTCGCGGCCGGTGTCGCGAACACCGATGCCGTGAACGTCGGGCAACTGAATGGCGGCCTGTCGTCGCTCAGCACGAGCGTGACGAACAACATCAACACGACGCTCGGCAGCCTCAGCACGTCGATCAACAACCAGATCGGCAACGCGACGAAGAACGCGGTGCAGTACGACGATGACGCGCACAGCGGCGTGACGCTCGGCGGCAAGGGTGCGCAGTCGCCGGTCGCGCTGCACAACGTCGCGGACGGTGTTGCGACGGGCGACGCCGTGAACGTCGGCCAGCTCGGCAAGGCCACCGACACGCTGAACCAGTCGATCACGAACGTCAGCAACAGCGTGACCACGCTCGGCAACCAGGTGACGACGAACACGGGCAACATCGCGGCGCTCCAGCAGGACGCGCTCCAGTGGAACGCGAACCTCGGCACCTACGATGCGAGCCACGGCGGCAACGGCCCGCAACGCATCGGCAATGTCGCGGCCGGCAAGAACGGAACGGACGCGGTCAACGTCGACCAGTTGAACGCGGCGATTCAGGACGGCACGAGCCAGCTCGACGCGCTCGCGGTGAAGTACGACGACGCGAGCAAGAAACAGGTTTCGCTCGGCGGGGGCAACGGCGCGAGCCCGGTGCGCCTGACCAACGTCGCGGAAGGCAACGTTGCGGCCGGCAGCACGGACGCGGTGAACGGCGCGCAACTGCGCCGCGCGACCGACGGTACGGCAGCCGCGCTGGGCGGTGGCGCAACGGCGAATCCGGACGGCTCGATCACGGCGCCGGCCTATAAAGTCGGCGGCGGTTCGTTCAACAACGTCGGCGACGCGCTCACGAACCTCGACGGTCGCGTCGGCAGCAACACGACGACGCTCGAGAATCACGAAACGCGCATCGGCAATGCCGAAACGAACATCGCCGGCAACACGGCCGCGATTGCCGGGCTGCAGCAGGATGCGCTTCAGTTTGACCCGAAGGCCGGCGCCTACAACGCGGCGCGCGGTGGTGCACCGACGAAGCTGACGAACGTGGCCGACGGCAACATCGCCGCGGGCAGCACGGACGCGGTGAACGGCGGCCAGTTGTCGGGCGTGAAGTCGTCGCTCGAACAGCAGATCACGCAGGTGTCCAACCAGGCGGGCGAGGCCGTGAAGAACGTCGTCAAGTACGATGTCGACACGAACGGCAATCGGCTGAATTCGGTATCGCTGATCGGCGGCGACACGAATGCGGCGGTCGTGCTGAAGAACGTCGCCGCGGGCACCGACGATACGGACGCGGTGAACGTGAAGCAGCTGAAGGGCGTGCAGTCGAGTCTCAACCAGCTCGGCGCGCTCGCGGTGCAGTATGACGACAGCTCGAAGAGCTCGATCACGCTCGGCGGCGCCGGCGGCACGCGCATCACCAACGTGCAGGCAGGTGCGCTCAGCGCAACCAGCACCGACGCGGTGAACGGCTCGCAGCTCTACGCGACGAACCAGCAGGTCGCGAAGAACACGACCGACATCACGAACCTGCAGGGGAACGTGACCAACATCGCGAACGGCAAGGCCGGCCTTGTGCAACAGCAGGACCCGAACGGCGCGATCACGGTCGGGAAGGACACCGGCGGGTCCAGCGTGAACTTCTCCGGCACGGCAGGCGACCGCGTGCTGACCGGCGTTGCGGCGGGCGTGAACGAGAACGACGCGGTCAACATGGGCCAGTTCAACAATGCGCTGAAGAACGCGGCGGCCAACGACCAGATCCGCGCGGCGGCGACCGATGCGAACACCACGTGGATCGCGCGTGCCGATGCGGGTTCGATCGGCTCGACGGCAACCGCGACCGGCAAGAACGCGGTGGCGGTCGGCCAGGGCTCCGTTGCCGATCGAGATAATTCGTTCTCGGTGGGTGCGAAGGGCAGCGAACGCCAGGTCACGAACGTCGCGGCCGGCACGGCGCCGACCGATGCGGTGAACGTGCAGCAGCTGAACGACAACCTGTCGGCCGCGTCGAATCAGGCGAAGGGCTACACCGACCAGCGCATCGGCCAGGTGTACAACTCGTTCAACGACCTGAAGAAGGACATGTACGGCGGCGTGGCATCGGCAATGGCCGTGGCCGGCCTGCCGCAACCGACGGGCGCGGGCCGCTCGATGGTCTCGGCGGCGACGTCGAACTATCACGGCCAGCAGGGTTTCGCCGCCGGTTATTCGTACGTGACGGAAAGCAACCGCTGGGTCGTCAAGGCGTCGGTGACGGGCAACACGCGTTCGGACTTCGGCGCGGTGGTGGGCGCGGGTTACCAGTTCTGA
- a CDS encoding TonB-dependent siderophore receptor has translation MVRTGTARRARAIAAGSALVAAATGGAHAQASGAAATPPAGAAAAVLPTIDVTGKADGASSGLVGLRTTAGTKTDTPVAEIPQTINLVTAQQIEMTGAADLNQALRYVPGFATFGADSRTDWYAALRGFTPTLYVDGVAAPNTAVIANWRVDPYTIDSIAVLRGPTSVLYGAGEPGAIVDAHTKLADGERVREAGVQIGNDARKQFMVDVGDTLDPDGRYAYRFVGVARDGNAVTGPNGDRRVALAPSFRWRPNADTSLTLSATFLQDSGDISSNFLPASGTVLPNPNGRLSQDIYMGAPGFNDYRKKQWSLGYALEHRVNAIWSLHQDVRWSHLSLDDATVFGIGLVPRSTTNMMRFAGLFQLNYSRLDIDNHAQARFGTGPLEHTLLLGVQYDRQTTTNSVWLALAPSLNLYHPVYRPVTDAIFSGPTSLGHVDQYTAMNAFGVYAQDQIRWKRWTLTLGGREDFVNARFDDRTAGTQAQQDVSAFSGRVGLTYQGDAGLSPYLSYSTSFDPVIGVRMFGGGLPKPTRGKQTEAGLRWQPPGKNLMLSAAVYQIDQTNVVTPTPVNLDPTGTTSVQTGKVRSRGIELSAVGKVTRELSVVASYVYQDVKNVQANDASLNNWPVSVPLPRQMASMWADWTWRTGALSGLGIGGGVRYQSASAGAPDNSLTVPSVTLVDLALHYEMPHWRFALNVANLFDRSYVSGCQSYAVCVFGNERTVLATAKYNW, from the coding sequence ATGGTAAGGACGGGTACGGCGCGACGCGCGAGGGCGATCGCCGCCGGGAGCGCGCTGGTCGCGGCGGCAACGGGCGGCGCGCACGCGCAGGCATCGGGCGCGGCCGCCACGCCGCCGGCCGGCGCGGCGGCGGCCGTACTGCCGACCATCGACGTGACGGGGAAGGCCGACGGCGCGTCGAGCGGGCTCGTCGGGCTGCGCACCACGGCCGGCACGAAGACCGACACGCCGGTGGCCGAGATCCCGCAAACGATCAATCTCGTGACCGCGCAGCAGATCGAGATGACCGGCGCGGCCGACCTGAACCAGGCGCTGCGCTACGTGCCGGGATTCGCGACGTTCGGCGCCGACAGCCGCACCGACTGGTACGCGGCGCTGCGCGGCTTCACGCCGACGCTGTACGTCGACGGCGTGGCCGCGCCGAATACCGCCGTCATTGCGAACTGGCGCGTCGACCCGTACACGATCGACTCGATCGCCGTGCTGCGCGGGCCGACGTCGGTGCTGTACGGCGCGGGCGAGCCCGGCGCGATCGTCGACGCACACACGAAGCTCGCCGACGGCGAGCGCGTCCGCGAAGCCGGCGTGCAGATCGGCAATGACGCACGCAAGCAATTCATGGTCGACGTCGGCGATACGCTCGATCCGGACGGCCGCTATGCCTACCGCTTCGTCGGCGTCGCCCGCGACGGCAACGCGGTCACCGGCCCGAACGGTGACCGGCGCGTCGCGCTGGCGCCGTCGTTCCGCTGGCGGCCGAACGCCGACACGTCACTGACGCTCTCGGCGACGTTCCTGCAGGACAGCGGCGATATTTCGTCGAACTTCCTGCCCGCGTCGGGCACGGTGTTGCCGAACCCGAACGGCCGGCTGTCGCAGGACATCTACATGGGCGCCCCCGGGTTCAACGACTACCGGAAGAAGCAGTGGTCGCTCGGCTACGCGCTGGAGCACCGCGTGAATGCGATCTGGTCGCTGCACCAGGACGTGCGCTGGTCGCACCTGTCGCTCGACGACGCGACGGTGTTCGGCATCGGCCTCGTGCCCCGCAGTACCACCAACATGATGCGTTTCGCGGGGCTGTTCCAGCTCAACTACAGCCGGCTCGATATCGACAACCACGCGCAGGCGCGCTTCGGCACGGGGCCGCTCGAACATACGCTGCTGCTCGGCGTGCAATACGACCGGCAGACGACGACCAACAGCGTGTGGCTCGCGCTGGCGCCGTCGCTCAACCTGTATCACCCCGTCTACCGGCCCGTCACGGATGCGATTTTCTCCGGCCCGACGTCGCTCGGCCACGTCGACCAGTACACGGCGATGAACGCGTTCGGCGTGTACGCGCAGGACCAGATCCGCTGGAAGCGCTGGACGCTGACGCTCGGCGGCCGCGAGGATTTCGTCAATGCACGGTTCGACGACCGGACGGCCGGCACGCAGGCGCAGCAGGACGTCAGTGCGTTCTCCGGGCGCGTCGGGCTCACCTATCAGGGCGACGCCGGGCTGTCGCCGTACCTGAGCTATTCGACGTCGTTCGATCCCGTGATTGGCGTCAGGATGTTCGGCGGCGGCTTGCCTAAACCGACGCGTGGCAAGCAGACGGAAGCCGGACTGCGCTGGCAGCCGCCCGGCAAGAACCTGATGCTGAGCGCGGCCGTCTACCAGATCGACCAGACCAACGTCGTGACGCCGACACCGGTGAATCTCGACCCGACCGGCACGACGTCGGTGCAGACCGGCAAGGTGCGCTCGCGCGGGATCGAGCTGAGCGCGGTCGGCAAGGTCACCCGCGAGCTGTCGGTCGTCGCGTCGTATGTGTATCAGGACGTCAAGAACGTGCAGGCGAACGACGCGTCGCTGAACAACTGGCCGGTGTCGGTGCCGCTGCCGCGGCAGATGGCGTCGATGTGGGCCGACTGGACCTGGCGCACGGGTGCGCTGTCGGGCCTCGGGATCGGCGGCGGCGTGCGCTACCAGAGCGCGTCGGCCGGCGCGCCCGACAACTCGCTGACCGTGCCGAGCGTGACGCTGGTCGATCTGGCGCTGCACTACGAGATGCCGCACTGGCGGTTCGCGCTGAATGTCGCGAACCTGTTCGACCGGAGCTACGTCAGCGGCTGCCAGTCGTACGCCGTCTGCGTGTTCGGCAACGAGCGGACCGTGCTGGCCACCGCGAAATACAACTGGTAA
- a CDS encoding mannuronate-specific alginate lyase, giving the protein MPRLPIRPLCAALLAVSALLCAMPPARACDIPAAVTTIDPPGYYDDDAGYARAVKPMRDFIARLNASANKGDWSCAVSLLESWARADALMGPITGYQGDYERSWAGTDFAMVILRMPRDVRDANRARFDAIDPWLERIAIATRDAAAINHLHNNLVYWAGLDLIAIGTVTGNTSLVDSGLLRVREGIRDIGPDGSLAREVKRGDRALHYHTFALLPLVFAAELVQRRHIDLYRESDGAIGRLANLVIDAVDNPASFTAITPVRQDLFPWTFRDELSWVEPYYARFHDARLPAIIASRRPFTEWRLGGDVTAVWGAPLPQRIGE; this is encoded by the coding sequence ATGCCCCGCCTGCCGATTCGACCGCTGTGCGCCGCGTTGCTCGCCGTGAGCGCGCTCCTGTGCGCCATGCCGCCGGCCCGCGCCTGCGACATCCCGGCGGCCGTCACGACGATCGATCCGCCCGGCTACTATGACGACGACGCCGGCTATGCACGCGCGGTCAAGCCGATGCGCGATTTCATTGCGCGGCTCAATGCGTCGGCTAACAAAGGTGACTGGTCGTGCGCGGTGAGCCTGCTGGAAAGCTGGGCGCGGGCCGATGCGCTGATGGGCCCGATTACCGGTTATCAGGGCGACTACGAGCGGTCGTGGGCCGGCACCGACTTCGCGATGGTGATCCTGCGCATGCCGCGCGACGTCCGCGATGCGAATCGCGCACGGTTCGACGCGATCGATCCGTGGCTCGAACGCATCGCGATCGCCACCCGCGATGCGGCAGCGATCAATCATTTGCACAACAACCTCGTGTACTGGGCCGGACTCGACCTGATCGCGATCGGCACCGTGACCGGCAACACGAGCCTCGTCGACTCGGGGCTGCTGCGGGTTCGCGAAGGCATCCGCGACATCGGCCCCGACGGTTCGCTTGCGCGGGAAGTCAAGCGCGGCGACCGCGCGCTGCACTATCACACGTTCGCGCTGCTCCCGCTCGTGTTCGCGGCGGAACTCGTGCAGCGGCGCCATATCGATCTCTATCGGGAAAGCGACGGCGCAATCGGCCGCCTGGCGAACCTCGTCATCGATGCCGTGGACAATCCCGCCAGCTTCACGGCCATCACGCCGGTCAGGCAGGACCTGTTTCCGTGGACGTTCCGCGATGAACTGAGCTGGGTCGAGCCGTACTACGCGCGCTTTCACGACGCTCGCCTGCCGGCGATCATCGCATCGCGCCGCCCGTTCACCGAATGGCGGCTCGGCGGGGATGTGACGGCAGTCTGGGGCGCGCCGCTGCCGCAGAGAATCGGCGAGTGA
- a CDS encoding AraC family transcriptional regulator, translating to MAQFSGTGWLPDTACFNHDNLLLQSNDVDEVRARVADVFKPHRLTPTGESRALHSCMHHARWGNLSLNLLDYGGGVSIEPGPLEHFFLLQIPLRGDAEIECGSARFVSSPGTASLISPTLPLKMRWGDACPQVILRIEREVMERHAQRHFGDDRRAPVEFEPEFSLSSSQGTCLAQMLPILAGAIATDAHPLRHPLAFEPLESTLLNLLLHGHPNSARNGTRHLPVALAPFYVRRVEDYIRAHLDEPLTIERLAELAGVSPSTLFAGFRHRHGITPMGFVRQLRLQHVREELLADASPGHASVTDIALKWGFAHLGRFAIEYKRAFGESPSATLRMRRVRG from the coding sequence ATGGCGCAATTTTCCGGAACAGGCTGGCTGCCGGACACGGCCTGTTTCAATCACGACAACCTGCTGCTGCAGTCGAACGATGTCGACGAGGTTCGCGCACGCGTCGCCGACGTCTTCAAGCCGCACCGGCTCACGCCGACAGGCGAATCGCGCGCGTTGCACAGCTGCATGCACCATGCACGCTGGGGCAACCTGTCGTTGAACCTGCTCGATTATGGCGGTGGCGTCAGCATCGAGCCCGGGCCGCTCGAGCACTTCTTCCTGTTGCAGATCCCGCTGCGCGGCGATGCGGAGATCGAGTGCGGCTCCGCGCGTTTCGTGTCGTCGCCGGGCACCGCGTCGTTGATCTCGCCGACGCTGCCGCTGAAGATGCGTTGGGGCGACGCGTGCCCGCAGGTCATCCTGCGCATCGAGCGCGAAGTGATGGAGCGCCACGCGCAGCGGCATTTCGGCGACGACCGGCGCGCGCCGGTCGAATTCGAGCCGGAATTCAGCCTGTCGTCGTCGCAGGGGACGTGTCTGGCGCAGATGCTGCCGATCCTCGCCGGCGCGATCGCGACGGATGCGCATCCGCTGCGTCACCCGCTCGCGTTCGAGCCGCTCGAATCGACACTGCTCAACCTGCTGCTGCACGGCCACCCGAACAGCGCGCGCAACGGCACGCGGCACCTGCCGGTGGCGCTCGCGCCGTTCTATGTGCGGCGCGTCGAGGACTACATCCGCGCCCATCTCGACGAGCCGCTGACGATCGAACGGCTCGCCGAACTCGCCGGCGTCAGCCCGAGCACGCTGTTCGCCGGCTTCCGCCATCGCCACGGGATCACGCCGATGGGTTTCGTGCGGCAGTTGCGGCTGCAACATGTGCGCGAGGAACTGCTGGCCGACGCGTCGCCGGGGCACGCGTCGGTGACGGATATCGCGCTGAAATGGGGTTTCGCGCACCTCGGGCGATTCGCGATCGAGTACAAGCGGGCGTTCGGCGAGTCGCCGTCGGCGACGCTCAGGATGCGGCGCGTGCGCGGCTAG